Proteins from one Deltaproteobacteria bacterium genomic window:
- a CDS encoding type IV toxin-antitoxin system AbiEi family antitoxin domain-containing protein, producing the protein MKYDALETKAAPLPFFDESLLRLFGGSKEANRLNLTRWVKGGKIIRLKRGLYTLPDDRRKIRFSPMGLANALYSPSYLSLEFALSWYDMIPERVSAMTSVSRLKTAKFSNPMGV; encoded by the coding sequence ATGAAATATGATGCCCTTGAAACCAAGGCGGCCCCTCTTCCCTTTTTTGACGAATCGTTGCTCCGTCTCTTTGGCGGCTCAAAAGAGGCCAACCGGCTGAACTTGACCCGATGGGTTAAAGGCGGAAAAATTATCCGGCTAAAGCGGGGCCTTTACACACTCCCCGATGACCGGCGCAAAATCCGGTTTTCGCCGATGGGACTGGCCAATGCCCTCTATTCTCCGTCGTACCTTTCCCTTGAATTTGCCCTTTCCTGGTACGACATGATTCCCGAGCGGGTTTCGGCCATGACCTCGGTGTCACGGCTGAAAACAGCCAAGTTTTCAAATCCGATGGGGGTTTT